One window of Methanomassiliicoccales archaeon genomic DNA carries:
- a CDS encoding radical SAM protein gives MSSKGDSDAEKRFDKISGSNPYGNQNKLLWHMPRICEFLNTGSTFPIQVELNPTNNCNMACKWCLTEYARKKEDIDMDALRKFLKEFAELGGKSIDWTGGGEPSIYPHIDEAIEYASEMGLKQGMMTNGLFKSSLVDILVENMTWVRFSLDSTDNDSYCEMKGVGQGAMKRVLENMCSMCESEIRPRVVANVNLSMWNYPHLEQTVIDAREQGIDGFQVRPVLPQPGELVSEEEIDFYRDVVAKLEALKKHEREGFQVFFSYDKFMDMVSGDVYLRPYDKCQYHQFILVLNANGDLCVCTHHLDDERFTFGNIHDNSVKEIWESDMRKRTTEYCNLLDFSECQVCCKGHELNKLLYFIQNPNPRSDPDFF, from the coding sequence ATGTCCTCCAAAGGGGATTCCGATGCGGAGAAGCGCTTCGATAAGATATCCGGAAGCAATCCGTATGGTAATCAGAACAAGCTTCTATGGCACATGCCCAGGATATGTGAGTTCCTGAATACGGGATCGACTTTCCCCATCCAGGTGGAACTGAATCCGACAAACAACTGCAACATGGCCTGCAAGTGGTGCTTGACCGAATACGCGCGCAAGAAAGAGGATATCGACATGGACGCGCTTAGGAAATTTCTCAAGGAGTTCGCCGAGCTCGGGGGGAAATCCATAGACTGGACTGGGGGAGGTGAGCCCTCTATCTACCCGCACATCGACGAGGCGATCGAGTACGCGTCCGAAATGGGATTGAAACAGGGCATGATGACCAACGGTCTGTTCAAGTCGAGCCTGGTCGACATTCTCGTCGAGAACATGACCTGGGTTCGCTTCTCCCTCGATTCGACGGATAATGATTCGTACTGCGAGATGAAGGGCGTGGGCCAGGGAGCCATGAAGCGCGTACTGGAGAACATGTGCTCGATGTGCGAGTCCGAAATTCGTCCTCGAGTCGTCGCCAACGTGAACCTCTCGATGTGGAACTACCCTCATCTTGAACAGACAGTGATAGACGCGAGAGAGCAGGGCATCGACGGCTTTCAAGTGAGGCCGGTACTTCCACAGCCAGGCGAGCTTGTGAGCGAGGAGGAGATCGACTTCTACCGCGACGTGGTCGCAAAGCTGGAAGCGCTCAAGAAGCACGAGCGCGAAGGATTCCAGGTGTTCTTCTCCTACGACAAGTTCATGGACATGGTGTCGGGTGATGTCTACCTTCGGCCATATGACAAATGTCAGTATCACCAGTTCATTCTGGTGCTCAACGCCAACGGAGATCTGTGCGTCTGCACCCACCATCTTGACGACGAGAGATTCACCTTTGGCAATATTCACGATAACTCGGTGAAAGAGATCTGGGAATCGGACATGAGGAAAAGAACGACAGAGTACTGCAATCTACTGGACTTCTCCGAATGCCAGGTCTGCTGCAAGGGGCACGAGCTTAACAAGCTTCTATATTTCATCCAGAATCCGAATCCCAGGAGCGATCCCGACTTCTTCTAG
- a CDS encoding MoaD/ThiS family protein encodes MRVRVKLFASFQEITGIKEVELEVNDVRGIMNQIADLFPAMEGEMFTSSAREELRPRVKVMVNGRNIDFLDGLDTKVDAKDRIAVFPPVAGG; translated from the coding sequence ATGAGAGTACGAGTCAAACTGTTCGCGTCCTTCCAGGAGATCACCGGAATCAAGGAGGTAGAGCTGGAAGTCAATGATGTCAGGGGAATCATGAACCAGATCGCGGACCTTTTTCCAGCCATGGAAGGGGAGATGTTCACCTCTTCTGCCAGAGAGGAACTTCGACCGAGAGTCAAGGTAATGGTGAATGGCAGGAACATCGATTTCTTGGATGGCCTGGACACAAAGGTCGATGCCAAAGACAGAATCGCGGTTTTCCCACCCGTGGCCGGAGGATGA
- a CDS encoding iron-containing alcohol dehydrogenase: MTINFDKMFTFSQPGRIVFGFGTISRVGKEARSLAGGPRAQVITDSKLMELGLVEPVIEALKAAGLETEVWAGVAGEPTQGLIEECRKDIENFAPDVFVGFGGGSSIDVAKIVAGLMTNPKDLHDYFMKDLGVGRFENPSKPLLAVPTTAGTGAENTWLAITSLDDVEGKVGFADPKIIPPRALVDPGLTMALPPGITASTGIDALTHILEPYLNANTNPFTEALALQAVRIVPVFLPRAFKDGKEKEARFQMMMQATLGGLTLNYGGVSEGHLIGQMVGGRYHIPHGVSQGIALPYCLRYSLDIFPEGLANLANWWGIDISGLDIKEAGLELIKASVDLLKELGMPWNLRQIEGVNRDDLPEMASAIATQPYFITTAASCCRKINTEKDYLWILERMYEGNFLD; encoded by the coding sequence TTGACCATCAATTTCGATAAGATGTTCACTTTCTCCCAACCCGGGAGAATAGTCTTCGGCTTTGGAACGATATCAAGGGTGGGAAAGGAGGCTCGATCTCTTGCAGGGGGTCCAAGAGCCCAGGTCATCACGGACAGTAAGCTCATGGAACTGGGTCTTGTGGAACCTGTGATAGAGGCTCTGAAGGCCGCCGGGCTTGAGACCGAGGTCTGGGCTGGCGTCGCCGGAGAGCCAACGCAAGGCTTGATCGAGGAATGTAGAAAGGACATCGAGAACTTTGCTCCAGATGTCTTTGTGGGATTTGGGGGAGGAAGCAGCATCGACGTGGCGAAGATCGTCGCTGGACTGATGACGAATCCAAAGGATCTGCATGATTACTTCATGAAGGATCTGGGGGTTGGGAGGTTCGAGAATCCTTCGAAACCCCTGCTTGCAGTTCCCACCACCGCCGGGACTGGTGCGGAAAACACTTGGCTTGCCATCACATCACTGGACGATGTGGAGGGAAAGGTTGGCTTCGCCGATCCCAAGATAATCCCACCCAGGGCTCTGGTGGATCCTGGGCTTACCATGGCTCTCCCGCCTGGAATCACCGCTTCCACGGGAATTGATGCCCTTACCCACATTCTTGAGCCATACCTCAACGCCAACACCAACCCATTCACAGAGGCGCTGGCGTTGCAGGCAGTGAGGATTGTGCCGGTTTTTCTCCCTAGGGCTTTCAAGGATGGAAAGGAAAAGGAGGCGAGGTTCCAGATGATGATGCAGGCCACTTTGGGTGGGCTTACCCTCAACTACGGAGGCGTGAGTGAGGGGCATCTCATAGGACAGATGGTGGGGGGAAGATACCACATCCCTCATGGGGTCTCACAGGGGATTGCCTTACCATACTGCTTGAGGTACTCCCTGGACATATTCCCAGAAGGGCTGGCAAACCTTGCCAATTGGTGGGGCATTGACATCTCCGGCCTTGATATCAAGGAGGCGGGTCTAGAACTGATCAAGGCGAGTGTGGACCTGCTCAAGGAGCTGGGGATGCCATGGAATCTACGGCAGATAGAAGGTGTCAACAGGGACGATCTTCCCGAGATGGCCAGTGCGATAGCCACGCAGCCCTACTTCATCACCACCGCGGCGAGCTGCTGCAGGAAGATAAACACCGAGAAAGACTATCTCTGGATCCTGGAGAGAATGTACGAGGGAAACTTCCTGGATTGA